The following are encoded in a window of Clostridium thermarum genomic DNA:
- a CDS encoding discoidin domain-containing protein, whose translation MNKNKHVIAALSIILILSLGVIAESYVLGDNKASQIAGTVTKVSTPDQTRVMTPKWAETSEYEFEDLGENIAVGKTSTADSFQDVYEGKYSTDGDINTYWEGKANSYPNNLTVDLGAPTKIAKLRLRVNPDKIWGKRVQTFSILGSNDGNDFKEIVPSTDYKYDPKTGNQVTIDLPQGTEVQFIRAQFTANTGAVGGQVAEFEVYAAN comes from the coding sequence ATGAATAAAAATAAACATGTTATCGCAGCACTTTCAATAATACTGATTCTATCACTGGGAGTAATAGCTGAAAGCTATGTTCTGGGAGATAACAAGGCTTCTCAGATTGCCGGCACTGTTACCAAGGTATCCACACCGGACCAAACTAGGGTAATGACACCCAAGTGGGCAGAAACATCTGAGTATGAATTTGAGGACTTAGGTGAGAATATTGCAGTGGGCAAAACTTCCACAGCTGATTCCTTCCAAGATGTATATGAAGGAAAATACAGTACAGACGGTGATATCAATACCTATTGGGAAGGTAAGGCAAATTCTTATCCCAATAACCTTACTGTAGATTTGGGAGCACCTACCAAGATTGCTAAACTTCGATTGAGGGTTAATCCGGATAAAATATGGGGAAAAAGAGTTCAGACTTTTTCTATACTGGGAAGCAATGACGGCAATGATTTCAAGGAAATAGTGCCAAGTACAGACTACAAATATGATCCTAAAACCGGAAATCAAGTTACTATTGACTTGCCCCAGGGAACAGAAGTGCAATTTATCAGGGCTCAGTTTACTGCAAACACCGGAGCTGTTGGTGGGCAGGTAGCAGAATTTGAGGTTTATGCAGCCAATTAA